One window of the Thermasporomyces composti genome contains the following:
- a CDS encoding ABC transporter ATP-binding protein produces the protein MTDTTPLNGDTEAGAAAAPATATDAPSGHPSGTPRHRAPDELPRTLPTLWRSMRLAYEAEPRLILLSLGMALLQALPDSLFAVWLMLLADGVAQGSTTRLVAGCAGLAGSAVGSWLLMTLASRVQRTFRMRVGASLEAHVARLQARVPTIEHQERPDYLDRLSVLKEQTWQLDHMFLALFDLLGAGVRLAVTLGLLVSVHPAMGLLLVFALPTVWVSARRSAVTQRVTEEVAPHQRRHRHLFTLGTTQSPAKEVRIWRIGPDLVRRRRAAWEAWYAPLARTRWHTAFWQAAAWALFAAAYVAAVVLTATVLSGTAGQVLLILTAGSRLSQYVAMTAGSADFLRMWLDASQRLVWLERYAERHRDTADGVVPDRLQHGITLESVSFRYPGSDRWALQNVSVTLPAGSVVAVVGDNGAGKSTLMKLLSRFYDPTSGRITVDGVDLRRLPAAEWRSRMAGAYQDFFTFEFPARRSIGVGDLPRADDRPAVERAVDRAGANDVIARLRDGLDTQLGATWDGGVDLSFGQWQKIALARGFMRDGTLLQVLDEPTAALDAETEHALFESYARQAREASDNGRITILVSHRFSTVRMADLILVLQGSRLVEAGTHEELMAARGVYAELYEIQARAYR, from the coding sequence ATGACCGACACGACTCCGTTGAACGGCGACACCGAAGCCGGTGCCGCCGCCGCGCCCGCCACCGCGACCGACGCTCCCAGCGGTCACCCGTCTGGGACGCCGCGCCACCGAGCGCCGGACGAGCTGCCTCGCACGCTGCCGACCCTGTGGCGTTCGATGCGCCTGGCGTACGAGGCCGAGCCGAGGCTCATCCTCTTGTCGCTCGGCATGGCGCTCCTCCAAGCGCTGCCGGACAGCCTCTTCGCGGTGTGGCTGATGCTGCTCGCCGACGGCGTAGCGCAGGGAAGCACGACACGGCTCGTCGCCGGGTGCGCCGGACTCGCGGGATCAGCGGTCGGGTCCTGGCTGCTGATGACGCTCGCGTCCCGCGTCCAGCGGACGTTCCGGATGAGGGTCGGCGCCTCGCTCGAGGCCCACGTGGCGCGACTCCAGGCGCGCGTCCCCACGATCGAGCACCAGGAGCGACCCGACTACCTCGACCGGCTCTCGGTGCTGAAGGAGCAGACCTGGCAGCTCGACCACATGTTCCTCGCGCTGTTCGACCTGCTCGGCGCCGGAGTGCGGCTGGCGGTCACGCTCGGGCTTCTGGTGTCGGTGCACCCGGCCATGGGATTGCTCCTGGTGTTCGCGCTGCCGACGGTGTGGGTCTCGGCCCGCCGGTCCGCCGTGACACAGCGGGTCACCGAGGAGGTGGCGCCGCACCAGCGACGGCACAGGCACCTGTTCACGCTCGGCACCACCCAGTCACCGGCCAAGGAAGTGCGCATCTGGCGGATCGGCCCCGACCTGGTCCGCCGTCGCCGGGCCGCGTGGGAGGCGTGGTACGCGCCGCTCGCACGGACGCGCTGGCACACCGCCTTCTGGCAGGCCGCGGCCTGGGCCCTGTTCGCCGCCGCCTACGTCGCCGCGGTGGTGTTGACTGCGACCGTCCTCTCCGGCACCGCCGGACAAGTCCTCCTCATCCTCACCGCCGGCAGCCGGCTCTCCCAGTACGTCGCCATGACGGCCGGGAGCGCCGACTTCTTGCGGATGTGGCTCGATGCCTCCCAGCGGTTGGTCTGGCTGGAGAGGTACGCCGAGCGGCACCGCGATACCGCCGACGGCGTCGTGCCCGACCGGCTCCAGCACGGCATCACCCTCGAGTCGGTGTCGTTCCGTTACCCCGGCAGCGACCGCTGGGCCTTGCAGAACGTCAGCGTCACCTTGCCGGCGGGCTCGGTGGTGGCCGTGGTGGGCGACAACGGCGCCGGCAAGTCAACCTTGATGAAGCTGTTGTCCCGGTTCTACGACCCCACGTCGGGACGGATCACGGTCGACGGTGTCGATCTGCGACGCCTTCCCGCCGCGGAGTGGCGATCCCGCATGGCCGGCGCCTACCAAGACTTCTTCACCTTCGAGTTCCCCGCCCGCCGGTCGATCGGCGTGGGTGACCTTCCGCGGGCTGATGACCGTCCGGCGGTGGAAAGGGCCGTCGACCGGGCGGGCGCCAACGACGTCATCGCTCGCCTCCGCGACGGGCTCGACACCCAGCTCGGCGCGACGTGGGACGGCGGTGTCGACCTGTCGTTCGGCCAATGGCAGAAGATCGCGCTCGCCCGCGGCTTCATGCGCGACGGGACGCTGCTGCAGGTGCTGGACGAGCCCACGGCAGCGCTCGACGCCGAGACCGAGCACGCTCTCTTCGAGAGCTACGCTCGACAGGCTCGCGAGGCTTCGGACAACGGGCGAATCACGATTCTCGTCTCCCACCGGTTCTCGACCGTGCGCATGGCCGATCTCATCCTCGTGCTCCAGGGCTCCCGGCTCGTCGAGGCGGGCACGCACGAGGAGCTGATGGCCGCCCGAGGTGTCTACGCCGAGCTCTACGAGATCCAGGCCAGGGCCTACCGCTGA
- a CDS encoding ABC transporter ATP-binding protein: MAIATRLAGGVPRAWWARLRRSGEWQLLFHIIWQADRRLAAVWWALIVLRALLPPALAVATGWLVGTVQDGGSLTVPLATVGVLFTLIQTLGPLHTELATNLGDRTSAALQDRLLTSAVAPVGIAHLEDPELAGDFSLARDFDLGITAPELRTCMGYIASGLVNFVAGILSALVVCGFRWWAGLLLLLVWASPHLLLRESVAWKDWRSDEVKAHQRHAEYAYRMAVDAPAAKEIRLFGLADWTAQRFTERRRALLELSLQAMRLRERPIRLTVLVLVVGNGLVAWALAHAALTGDLSLSGLVTYAGAAIGVSAVASLEFGWWLADASRPVPVVAELEPAMKAIGDLPVGTTSARDLPRHEIRFENVSFSYRADSRPILDGLDLTIPAGTSLAIVGQNGAGKTTLIKLLARLYDPTAGVVRVDGIDLRDLDPDSWRGQIAAAFQDFVRYQLPLRENVAPDGAPDDVIRKALEQAGAADLAALDTVLSKQFAGGIDLSGGQWQRVALARALAAVARGAKVVILDEPTAQLDVRGEAEVFDRILQATRGLTTILVSHRFSTVRHADRICVLEGGRVVEIGSHDELMAAGGRYKTMFELQAARFAEGRDLDEDAGLVGEIGGDR, encoded by the coding sequence ATGGCGATAGCGACGCGGCTCGCCGGCGGCGTGCCACGAGCCTGGTGGGCCAGGCTCCGGCGCTCAGGAGAGTGGCAGCTGCTCTTCCACATCATTTGGCAGGCCGACCGCCGGCTCGCGGCGGTGTGGTGGGCGCTGATCGTCCTCCGAGCGCTGCTGCCCCCGGCGCTCGCCGTCGCGACGGGCTGGCTGGTCGGGACGGTCCAAGACGGCGGCTCCCTCACGGTCCCGCTCGCGACGGTCGGTGTGCTCTTCACGCTGATCCAGACTCTCGGCCCCCTCCACACCGAGCTGGCGACGAACCTCGGTGACCGAACCTCCGCGGCCCTCCAGGATCGGCTGCTCACCTCCGCCGTCGCACCGGTCGGCATCGCCCACCTCGAGGACCCCGAGCTCGCCGGCGACTTCAGCCTGGCCCGTGACTTCGACTTGGGGATCACCGCGCCAGAGCTGCGGACCTGCATGGGCTACATCGCGTCCGGGCTGGTGAACTTCGTCGCCGGCATCCTCTCGGCGCTCGTCGTCTGCGGCTTCCGGTGGTGGGCCGGGCTCCTGCTGCTCCTGGTCTGGGCCTCGCCCCACCTGCTGTTGAGGGAGAGCGTCGCGTGGAAGGACTGGCGATCCGACGAGGTGAAGGCCCACCAGCGGCACGCGGAGTACGCCTACCGGATGGCAGTGGACGCTCCGGCCGCCAAGGAGATCCGGCTGTTCGGCCTGGCGGACTGGACGGCGCAACGCTTCACCGAACGGCGCCGCGCGCTCCTCGAGCTCTCCCTCCAGGCGATGCGGCTGCGTGAGCGCCCGATCCGGCTCACCGTGCTCGTGCTCGTCGTCGGCAACGGTCTCGTCGCGTGGGCGCTGGCGCACGCGGCCCTGACAGGCGATCTGAGCCTGTCCGGCCTGGTGACGTACGCCGGCGCGGCGATCGGCGTCAGCGCCGTGGCCTCGCTGGAGTTCGGGTGGTGGCTCGCGGACGCGTCGCGCCCAGTCCCCGTCGTCGCGGAGCTGGAGCCGGCCATGAAGGCCATCGGCGACCTTCCCGTCGGCACCACGTCGGCGCGAGACCTGCCGAGGCACGAGATCCGGTTCGAGAACGTGTCCTTCTCCTACCGGGCGGACTCGCGGCCCATCCTCGACGGGCTCGACCTCACCATCCCCGCGGGCACGTCGCTCGCCATCGTGGGGCAGAACGGCGCCGGGAAGACGACGCTCATCAAGCTGCTCGCGCGCCTCTACGACCCCACAGCCGGTGTGGTGCGGGTCGACGGGATCGACCTGCGTGACCTCGACCCCGACTCGTGGCGCGGCCAGATCGCCGCGGCGTTCCAGGACTTCGTCCGCTACCAGCTTCCGCTGCGGGAGAACGTCGCCCCCGACGGGGCGCCGGACGACGTCATCCGTAAGGCCCTCGAGCAGGCCGGCGCGGCCGACCTCGCCGCCCTCGACACCGTGCTGTCGAAGCAGTTCGCCGGCGGTATCGACCTCTCTGGTGGGCAGTGGCAGCGGGTGGCGCTCGCCCGCGCGCTGGCCGCCGTCGCTCGGGGCGCCAAGGTCGTGATCTTGGACGAGCCGACCGCACAGCTCGATGTGCGCGGCGAGGCCGAGGTCTTCGACCGCATCCTGCAGGCCACCCGCGGACTCACGACGATCCTCGTCTCCCACCGCTTCTCCACCGTCCGCCACGCGGATCGGATCTGCGTGCTGGAAGGCGGCCGCGTCGTCGAGATCGGCAGCCACGACGAGCTCATGGCGGCCGGCGGCCGCTACAAGACGATGTTCGAGCTGCAGGCGGCACGGTTCGCGGAAGGTCGTGACCTGGACGAGGACGCCGGTCTGGTCGGGGAGATCGGAGGCGACCGATGA
- a CDS encoding VOC family protein, with protein MGTVSFEGLVIFCADVEKSAAFYEGLLGLRRQSSDGDITLALPTKGNPEGAWLLLHKRHEGIDVTPHELGTFTVDDVDGLVERLRADGHRITSEPTDQPWGVREANVADPDGYTLTLSQPLPTASS; from the coding sequence GTGGGAACGGTATCGTTCGAGGGCTTGGTGATCTTCTGCGCGGACGTCGAGAAGTCCGCCGCCTTCTACGAGGGCTTGCTCGGGCTGCGACGACAGTCGTCCGACGGCGACATCACCCTCGCCCTGCCGACCAAGGGCAACCCCGAGGGCGCGTGGCTCCTGCTGCACAAGCGGCACGAGGGCATCGACGTCACCCCGCACGAGCTCGGCACCTTCACCGTCGACGACGTCGACGGGCTCGTCGAGCGGCTGCGCGCGGACGGTCACCGGATCACGAGCGAGCCGACTGACCAGCCCTGGGGTGTCCGAGAGGCGAATGTCGCCGACCCCGACGGGTACACCTTGACCCTCTCCCAGCCACTCCCCACAGCCAGCTCCTAG
- a CDS encoding ArsR/SmtB family transcription factor produces the protein MTTPLPDLAIARPAPVLRVAEPSLAATVPTTMLLVDYALGLMAMPTPELQALAEHLPAEIVEESWPVRAAMAHGTVLRDVLMHHLPAGHPGHQEWTDLRRWLAEWSDEFTHGVIAWGVDAVMRYGKPQPDPKPTAADIAPLSQPSPAVRRDGVEVLRAWGVRNAEERLGELLDPRVFRAALLRLLDAIWDGWLDRAWRESLDEMRAVVAATPPPPPGCGGAQWISLVTGLRPDEQYAAEAERATELVVMPTPGLGRSLSLFTDQTTWVLFTPQHEPRTPERTTARLGPGRWVGTSERTGISVGRLGALAPAMHALGDRTRLAIVLHLLEHGPLTMQELAEALQVHQSTISRQVTALRKAEMVTVRRDRRVAVQRETIREACQTLLAALE, from the coding sequence ATGACGACGCCCCTGCCAGACCTCGCGATCGCGCGACCCGCCCCTGTCCTGCGGGTCGCCGAGCCGAGCCTCGCGGCGACCGTGCCGACGACGATGCTGCTGGTCGACTACGCGCTCGGCTTGATGGCCATGCCCACACCGGAGCTGCAGGCGCTGGCGGAGCACCTGCCGGCCGAGATCGTGGAGGAGAGCTGGCCGGTCCGCGCCGCCATGGCTCACGGCACGGTGTTGCGCGACGTGCTCATGCACCACCTGCCGGCAGGTCATCCCGGCCACCAGGAGTGGACGGACCTGCGGCGGTGGCTCGCCGAGTGGTCGGACGAGTTCACGCATGGCGTGATCGCCTGGGGCGTGGACGCGGTCATGCGCTACGGCAAGCCGCAACCCGACCCCAAGCCCACCGCTGCCGACATCGCGCCCCTGTCGCAGCCGTCACCGGCCGTGCGCCGCGATGGCGTCGAGGTGCTCCGCGCCTGGGGTGTGCGCAACGCCGAGGAACGGCTGGGTGAGCTGCTCGACCCTCGGGTCTTCCGTGCCGCGCTGCTTCGCTTGCTGGACGCCATCTGGGACGGGTGGCTCGACCGCGCCTGGCGCGAGTCCCTCGACGAGATGCGCGCCGTGGTCGCGGCGACGCCTCCGCCACCGCCGGGCTGTGGCGGTGCCCAGTGGATCAGCCTGGTGACCGGGCTTCGGCCCGACGAGCAGTACGCGGCCGAGGCCGAGCGCGCGACCGAGCTCGTGGTGATGCCCACGCCTGGGCTCGGGCGGAGCCTGTCCCTCTTCACGGACCAGACGACGTGGGTGCTCTTCACCCCGCAGCACGAGCCGCGAACACCGGAGAGGACGACCGCGAGGCTGGGGCCAGGTCGGTGGGTCGGCACCAGTGAGCGGACGGGCATCTCCGTGGGGCGGCTCGGCGCGCTGGCACCCGCCATGCACGCGCTCGGCGACCGAACCCGCCTCGCGATCGTGCTGCACCTACTGGAGCATGGCCCGCTCACGATGCAGGAGCTCGCCGAGGCGCTCCAGGTGCACCAGAGCACGATCTCCCGCCAGGTCACCGCGCTGCGGAAGGCGGAGATGGTCACGGTCCGGCGCGACCGCCGGGTCGCCGTCCAGCGAGAGACGATCCGCGAAGCGTGCCAGACGCTGCTCGCCGCGCTGGAGTGA
- a CDS encoding family 16 glycoside hydrolase: MRKRSLLGLIAATVLAGTCLASSPVAADSPGNLLYRPTTQNESNAYARVIRLQHAGELNGRLLATFEHWFDDGSPAEFIIRASDDDGRTWTTLTTVPDPLDGPGHPVSRMWQPFLFEFPRQLGHYPAGTLLLVGNMVPADAAFTEFFAWRSTDHGVTWEPVGVVQRGGTFGRGIWEPFLTLDARGRLLMFFADERDAPQHSQMIVHTVSTDGGDTWGPVVRDVASAVPGDRPGMPTVTRMGPSGRFVLAFEVCGRPHCEIRLKESADGSRWSRPEDLGVRAETSDGRYLGHSPYVTWVPTAPGTGHLVLAGQRVLSVVGHDTVGEDYRAVFLSENGVKGPWSWAPAPWRVSNASPRCNANYSPHLMPEGPPGVLRLTAPTSIDDSGPCGEATGTASVGTLPFRSAFAENGDAGWNTYGGCWSVEGDVYVESCGGTVGAKALTGSTGWRDYTVSADVQITSSSGNAGVLARVTDPNVGADSHRGYHAFFDVNTRELIIARQEYAYLRLAAVPVEVRSGEWYRLTFRVHGSTLTASLATMDGAELGRVSFVDPYASFPTGLVGLRHHAGTASYRNVEVVRS; the protein is encoded by the coding sequence ATGCGCAAACGGTCCCTGCTGGGGTTGATCGCAGCGACGGTGCTGGCGGGCACGTGCCTCGCGAGCTCACCGGTGGCGGCGGACTCCCCCGGGAACCTCCTCTATCGCCCGACCACACAGAACGAGTCGAACGCGTACGCCCGTGTCATCCGCCTCCAGCACGCCGGCGAGCTCAACGGCCGGCTGCTCGCGACCTTCGAGCACTGGTTCGACGACGGCTCACCGGCTGAGTTCATCATCCGGGCCAGCGACGACGACGGCCGCACCTGGACGACGCTCACCACGGTGCCGGACCCGCTCGACGGCCCGGGCCACCCGGTGTCCCGGATGTGGCAGCCGTTCCTGTTCGAGTTCCCGCGTCAGCTCGGCCACTACCCCGCGGGGACGCTGCTCCTCGTCGGCAACATGGTGCCCGCGGACGCGGCGTTCACGGAGTTCTTCGCCTGGCGGTCCACCGACCACGGTGTCACCTGGGAGCCCGTCGGTGTCGTGCAACGGGGTGGCACGTTCGGCCGCGGTATCTGGGAGCCGTTCCTCACCCTCGACGCACGCGGCCGACTGCTCATGTTCTTCGCCGACGAGCGCGACGCCCCGCAGCACAGCCAAATGATCGTTCACACGGTCTCGACCGACGGCGGTGACACGTGGGGGCCGGTCGTCCGTGACGTGGCCAGCGCCGTCCCCGGCGACCGGCCGGGCATGCCCACGGTGACCCGCATGGGTCCGTCGGGAAGGTTCGTGCTGGCCTTCGAGGTGTGCGGCCGGCCGCACTGCGAGATCCGGCTCAAGGAGTCGGCCGACGGCAGCCGCTGGTCCCGCCCGGAGGACCTCGGCGTCCGGGCCGAGACGTCAGACGGCCGCTACCTCGGCCACAGCCCGTACGTCACCTGGGTGCCGACCGCACCCGGCACGGGGCACCTGGTGCTCGCGGGACAGCGCGTCCTCTCCGTCGTGGGCCACGACACCGTGGGCGAGGACTACCGCGCGGTGTTCCTGAGCGAGAACGGCGTGAAGGGTCCGTGGTCGTGGGCGCCGGCGCCGTGGCGGGTGTCGAACGCCTCGCCGCGGTGCAACGCGAACTACAGCCCGCACCTCATGCCGGAGGGCCCGCCTGGGGTGCTGCGACTCACCGCGCCGACCAGCATCGACGACTCCGGACCGTGCGGCGAGGCGACCGGGACGGCCTCGGTGGGCACGTTGCCGTTCCGCTCGGCGTTCGCCGAGAACGGCGACGCCGGCTGGAACACCTACGGCGGCTGCTGGTCGGTCGAGGGTGACGTCTACGTGGAGTCGTGCGGCGGGACGGTCGGCGCGAAGGCGCTCACCGGCTCGACCGGGTGGCGAGACTACACCGTGAGCGCGGACGTCCAGATCACCTCCTCGTCGGGCAACGCCGGCGTCCTCGCGCGCGTCACCGACCCGAACGTCGGCGCGGACTCGCACCGCGGCTACCACGCGTTCTTCGACGTCAACACCCGGGAGCTGATCATCGCACGGCAGGAGTACGCGTACCTGCGACTCGCCGCGGTGCCGGTGGAGGTGCGGTCCGGTGAGTGGTACCGGCTGACGTTCCGCGTCCACGGCAGCACCCTGACCGCCTCGCTCGCCACCATGGACGGGGCCGAGCTGGGTCGCGTCTCCTTCGTCGACCCGTACGCGTCGTTCCCGACCGGCCTCGTCGGTCTGCGCCACCACGCGGGGACGGCGTCGTACCGGAACGTCGAGGTGGTGAGGAGCTGA
- a CDS encoding nitroreductase family deazaflavin-dependent oxidoreductase → MTTSLQTKRRAARQPGTPGALSRWFQRTMNARTNQKIRRGRGTFMGMDLLILHTVGRRSGQRRETPLAWFADGDDAWLIVASGGGSRNPDWHANLIAHPDQIAIELPGRKPIPVTPRELLGAEREQAWQRIAAAQPRIAKYQAKSTRVYPVIRLTPW, encoded by the coding sequence ATGACCACGAGCCTGCAGACGAAGCGTCGCGCCGCCCGCCAGCCCGGGACGCCCGGGGCGCTGTCGCGATGGTTCCAGCGGACGATGAACGCCCGGACCAACCAGAAGATCCGGCGGGGTCGCGGCACGTTCATGGGCATGGACCTGCTGATCCTGCACACGGTGGGTCGCCGGAGCGGGCAGCGGCGAGAGACACCGCTCGCGTGGTTCGCCGACGGCGACGACGCGTGGCTGATCGTCGCGTCGGGCGGTGGCAGCCGGAACCCGGACTGGCACGCCAACCTCATCGCCCATCCCGACCAGATCGCGATCGAGCTCCCAGGACGCAAGCCCATCCCTGTCACGCCGCGCGAGCTGCTCGGCGCCGAGCGGGAGCAGGCGTGGCAGCGCATCGCCGCCGCGCAGCCCCGGATCGCCAAGTACCAGGCCAAGTCCACCCGGGTCTACCCGGTGATCCGGCTCACCCCATGGTGA
- a CDS encoding ABC transporter substrate-binding protein encodes MTGLTRRGLLGASALATIGLATGCAKSGEPSRSGGRSGGASSGTLDWWDHFSSFQQLNDDWAEKQSDELGVRVVHTYYDASKAVQAYQLAHQANKMPDVYSNIVGLPLAALVSGKWVHELTLPDEVLRKIPPNTLTEGITNLDDKLYGFPLFSFRQSTTLVWLNKDHFAKADLDPDDPPSDYQAYKDACRALASAGVTPMTLALGADGSRIRDQVDDMAQAAGFPGYQGLKFTTGEYAYHDDSYVTVIEFLKELYDSKFMLPGTNNFSVVDARTRYATGAVGIFIDGIWCAGGSKALVPEFVDKIAFGPILVPLPEAQPWTYRGRPSATWFVAADSEDPEKASLLIASLMSDEYQKGMIAAMDQPPLNLDLVAESDAIDAYKKAVAFCGENVFLMPQAIVRNPEIAAVDAERKPVTPHLGNIVQGYLGGSITDLRRELKKLSDAFEADREQAMRKAQSAGANVSEDDYIFSDWKPGADYEIT; translated from the coding sequence ATGACTGGACTCACTCGTCGCGGGTTGCTCGGAGCCTCGGCACTCGCGACGATCGGTCTCGCGACCGGTTGCGCCAAGTCGGGCGAGCCCAGCCGCTCCGGCGGACGGTCGGGTGGCGCGTCCTCCGGGACGCTGGACTGGTGGGACCACTTCAGCTCGTTCCAGCAGCTGAACGACGACTGGGCCGAGAAGCAGTCGGATGAGCTGGGCGTCCGGGTCGTCCACACCTACTACGACGCGTCCAAGGCGGTGCAGGCGTACCAGTTGGCGCATCAGGCGAACAAGATGCCGGACGTCTACTCGAACATCGTGGGGCTTCCTCTCGCCGCGCTCGTGAGCGGCAAGTGGGTGCACGAGCTGACGCTGCCGGACGAAGTCCTGCGGAAGATCCCCCCGAACACCCTGACGGAGGGGATCACCAACCTCGACGACAAGCTCTATGGGTTTCCGCTGTTCAGCTTCCGGCAGAGCACGACCTTGGTCTGGCTGAACAAGGACCACTTCGCCAAGGCCGACCTCGACCCGGACGACCCGCCATCCGACTACCAGGCGTACAAGGATGCCTGTCGGGCGTTGGCGTCGGCCGGCGTCACACCCATGACGTTGGCGCTGGGAGCCGACGGCTCACGCATCCGAGACCAGGTCGACGACATGGCGCAGGCCGCTGGCTTCCCCGGCTACCAGGGCCTCAAGTTCACCACGGGTGAGTACGCGTACCACGACGACAGCTACGTCACGGTGATCGAGTTCCTCAAGGAGCTGTACGACTCGAAGTTCATGCTCCCCGGTACGAACAACTTCAGCGTCGTGGACGCGCGAACGCGGTACGCGACCGGGGCGGTCGGGATCTTCATCGACGGCATCTGGTGCGCCGGCGGCTCCAAGGCCCTCGTTCCCGAGTTCGTCGACAAGATCGCGTTCGGCCCCATCCTGGTCCCCTTGCCCGAAGCTCAGCCCTGGACGTATCGCGGCAGGCCAAGCGCGACATGGTTCGTCGCGGCCGACAGCGAGGATCCGGAGAAGGCGTCCCTGCTCATCGCCTCGCTCATGTCGGACGAGTACCAGAAGGGCATGATCGCCGCGATGGACCAGCCACCGCTCAACCTGGACCTGGTCGCCGAGTCCGACGCGATCGACGCGTACAAGAAGGCGGTCGCCTTCTGCGGGGAGAACGTCTTCCTGATGCCGCAGGCGATCGTCCGCAACCCGGAGATCGCGGCGGTCGACGCGGAACGCAAACCAGTCACTCCGCACCTTGGCAACATCGTCCAGGGGTACCTCGGCGGATCCATCACCGACCTGCGACGTGAGCTGAAGAAGCTGAGCGACGCCTTCGAGGCCGACCGGGAGCAGGCGATGAGGAAGGCTCAGTCGGCCGGAGCGAACGTCTCGGAGGACGACTACATCTTCAGCGACTGGAAGCCAGGCGCCGACTACGAGATCACGTAG